In a genomic window of Tissierella sp. Yu-01:
- the acpP gene encoding acyl carrier protein, producing MATKKLFDIIATQFNINEKDITLETSFKDDLNADSLDLVELVMALEDEFDLEIDDEDVERIKTVGDAVNYIKSIIEEDN from the coding sequence ATGGCAACAAAAAAATTATTTGATATTATAGCTACTCAATTTAATATTAATGAAAAGGATATAACATTAGAAACATCATTCAAGGATGATCTGAATGCTGATTCTTTAGATTTAGTAGAACTAGTTATGGCATTAGAGGATGAATTTGATTTAGAAATTGATGATGAAGATGTAGAAAGAATTAAAACTGTTGGTGATGCAGTTAATTATATAAAAAGCATAATAGAAGAAGATAATTAG
- the plsX gene encoding phosphate acyltransferase PlsX, producing the protein MNIIVDGMGGDNAPGEIVKGCVDAVNEYDIEITIVGKEQIIKEELSKYKYSDDKIQILNADDVITNDDDPAIAIRRKKNSSLVVGLNALKDGLGDGFISAGSTGALLAGGLFIIKRITGIDRAALTSVYPTTKGLSLLVDAGANVDCKPEYLKQFGLMGSIYMENVFGRKNPKVGLVNIGTEEGKGNQLSKEAFDLLKGEDINFIGNVEGRNLPEGDVDVIVADGFVGNIVLKLTEGMAISIFSILKKSLMSNTKSKIGALLLKSELSDIKKKMDYREYGGAPLLGTKLPVVKAHGSSDAYAFKNGIRQLIAFIENDTIKTIENNINKDKNNQEG; encoded by the coding sequence ATGAATATAATTGTTGATGGTATGGGAGGAGACAACGCACCAGGAGAAATTGTAAAAGGATGTGTTGACGCAGTTAATGAATACGATATTGAAATAACAATTGTAGGTAAAGAACAAATTATTAAAGAAGAATTAAGTAAATATAAATATTCAGATGATAAAATCCAAATACTAAACGCTGATGATGTAATTACAAATGATGATGATCCTGCTATAGCTATAAGAAGAAAAAAGAATAGTTCATTAGTAGTTGGTCTTAATGCACTTAAAGACGGATTAGGCGATGGATTTATTTCCGCTGGTAGTACAGGTGCATTATTAGCTGGTGGATTATTTATAATAAAGAGAATTACAGGAATTGATAGGGCTGCATTAACATCTGTTTATCCAACAACAAAAGGTTTATCTTTATTAGTTGATGCAGGCGCAAATGTAGATTGTAAGCCTGAGTATTTAAAACAGTTTGGTTTAATGGGTTCGATTTATATGGAAAATGTTTTTGGAAGAAAAAATCCAAAGGTTGGCTTAGTTAATATTGGAACTGAAGAAGGAAAGGGTAATCAGTTATCAAAAGAGGCATTTGATTTGCTTAAAGGCGAAGATATTAATTTTATTGGAAATGTTGAAGGTAGAAATCTTCCTGAAGGTGATGTTGATGTAATAGTAGCTGATGGTTTCGTTGGGAATATTGTGCTAAAATTAACTGAGGGAATGGCAATTTCAATATTTTCTATATTAAAAAAATCATTAATGTCAAATACCAAATCTAAAATTGGAGCGTTACTATTAAAGTCCGAATTAAGCGATATAAAAAAGAAAATGGATTATAGAGAATATGGAGGGGCTCCTTTATTAGGTACTAAGTTACCAGTTGTTAAAGCTCATGGTAGTTCAGATGCTTATGCTTTTAAGAATGGAATTAGACAATTAATCGCATTTATTGAAAATGATACTATAAAAACAATTGAAAATAATATTAATAAAGACAAAAATAATCAGGAGGGATAA
- the rpmF gene encoding 50S ribosomal protein L32, which translates to MAVPKRKTSKQRKNKRRASSYRLNKATVVECPQCHEPKQPHRVCPSCGYYKNREVIVVE; encoded by the coding sequence ATGGCAGTACCAAAAAGAAAAACTTCTAAACAAAGAAAGAACAAGAGAAGAGCTTCTTCTTATAGACTAAATAAAGCTACTGTAGTTGAATGCCCACAATGTCATGAGCCAAAACAACCACATAGAGTTTGTCCAAGCTGTGGCTATTACAAAAACAGAGAAGTTATTGTAGTTGAATAG